In Aegilops tauschii subsp. strangulata cultivar AL8/78 chromosome 3, Aet v6.0, whole genome shotgun sequence, one genomic interval encodes:
- the LOC109766065 gene encoding pentatricopeptide repeat-containing protein At3g49240, mitochondrial: MALSKPLFSRLLPFSLRLPVRPQHRLLCLATPTDLPDAPTDASAERRRRKRRLRVEPPSSRGPTPQRTPGGPRPSSNPNALKLPEPASVLSGKRLDLHRRILTLVRENDLDEAALLTRHSIYSNCRPTVFTCNTVLAALLRQARYADLLSLHRFVTQASVAPTVATHNLLLQAYCDCRRPETALEHFRLLLKDDSPVLPSPTTYRILARSLAENGKLDLALELKDGMLERGLIAPDPQVYAFVMGGFVNAGDGDTAVSLYEELKEKLGGGLILDGVVYGNLMKGYFLKGMEKEAMDCYTEVLGEGSKVRFEAVSYNMVLDALGRNGRLDDAVELFDRMCKEHDPPRRIAVNLGSFNVMVDAYCRVERFQDAIEVFGKMGDKSCTPDALSYNSLIDWLGKNELVGEAEGLYKEMGERGINPDEYTYVLLIESCFRVDNVDDAVCYFNKMFDVGLRPNANAFNKVISGLVKVDRIDEAQGFFDLMPEKEVKPNIASYESLLRAYINVARLDDAIKMAKGILLDESIVFTDELKALLDGALQKEGRNGDMTKLYEDVETEKAEAAARAAEEKARAEALAKEEEEKKKAEAKTKEESAARASRAAIDAVLGRKSGAENGESSQEMSVEEAQVVESHSDAVGAAEQNEGDDQKKESVDATSQVIASSS, translated from the coding sequence ATGGCGCTCTCGAAGCCCCTCTTCTCCCGCCTCCTTCCCTTCTCCCTCCGCCTCCCCGTCCGCCCCCAGCACCGTCTCCTCTGCCTCGCCACCCCCACCGATCTCCCGGATGCTCCCACCGACGCCTccgccgagcgccgccgccgcaagcGCCGCCTCCGCGTGGAGCCGCCGTCCTCCCGCGGCCCGACCCCCCAGcgcacccctggagggccccgcccCTCGTCTAACCCCAACGCTCTCAAGCTCCCCGAGCCAGCGTCGGTCCTCTCCGGCAAGCGCCTCGATCTCCATCGCCGCATCCTCACGCTCGTCCGCGAGAACGACCTCGACGAGGCGGCGCTCCTCACCCGCCACTCCATCTACTCCAACTGCCGCCCCACCGTATTCACCTGCAACACAGTACTAGCGGCGCTCCTCCGCCAGGCGCGCTACGCGGATCTCCTCTCCCTGCACCGCTTCGTCACCCAGGCCTCCGTCGCGCCCACCGTCGCCACCCACAACCTCCTCCTTCAGGCCTACTGCGACTGCCGTCGCCCTGAAACCGCGCTGGAGCACTTCCGTCTCCTACTCAAGGACGACTCCCCTGTCCTCCCATCCCCCACCACATATCGCATCCTTGCCCGATCCCTCGCCGAGAACGGCAAGCTCGATCTGGCGCTCGAGCTCAAGGACGGCATGCTCGAGCGTGGCCTTATCGCCCCCGACCCCCAGGTCTATGCGTTTGTCATGGGTGGTTTTGTCAACGCCGGGGATGGTGACACGGCGGTCTCACTGTACGAGGAGCTTAAGGAGAAGCTTGGTGGCGGGCTGATCCTTGATGGTGTGGTGTACGGGAACCTTATGAAGGGCTACTTTCTAAAGGGTATGGAGAAGGAGGCCATGGATTGCTACACCGAGGTGCTTGGAGAGGGATCCAAGGTGAGATTTGAGGCTGTTAGCTACAACATGGTGCTTGATGCGCTTGGTAGGAATGGGAGGTTAGATGATGCAGTCGAGTTGTTTGATAGGATGTGCAAAGAgcatgacccgcccaggaggatTGCTGTGAATCTTGGTAGTTTTAATGTGATGGTTGATGCGTACTGCCGTGTGGAAAGATTCCAGGACGCAATTGAGGTGTTTGGCAAAATGGGTGACAAGAGCTGCACACCAGATGCACTCTCATACAATAGTCTGATTGACTGGCTGGGGAAGAATGAACTTGTTGGTGAGGCAGAAGGACTGTACAAGGAGATGGGGGAGCGTGGTATTAATCCTGACGAATACACTTATGTCTTGCTCATTGAGTCCTGCTTCAGGGTTGATAATGTGGATGACGCCGTTTGTTACTTCAATAAGATGTTTGATGTTGGTCTCAGGCCCAATGCCAATGCCTTTAACAAAGTCATAAGTGGCCTGGTGAAGGTTGATAGGATTGACGAGGCACAGGGGTTCTTTGATCTGATGCCTGAAAAGGAGGTCAAGCCAAACATTGCTAGCTATGAATCACTGTTGAGAGCATACATCAATGTTGCAAGGTTGGATGATGCAATTAAGATGGCCAAGGGTATTCTTTTGGATGAGAGTATTGTGTTTACTGATGAATTGAAGGCACTTCTAGATGGGGCATTGCAGAAAGAGGGGAGAAACGGGGATATGACAAAGTTGTATGAGGATGTTGAGACGGAGAAAGCAGAGGCTGCAGCACGTGCAGCTGAAGAGAAGGCTAGAGCAGAGGCTCTTGctaaagaagaagaggagaagaagaaggctgAGGCTAAGACTAAGGAGGAATCTGCTGCCAGAGCAAGTAGAGCAGCTATTGACGCGGTGCTGGGTCGCAAGAGCGGAGCAGAAAATGGTGAATCGTCTCAAGAAATGAGTGTTGAGGAGGCACAGGTTGTTGAATCTCACAGTGACGCTGTTGGTGCTGCAGAACAGAATGAAGGTGATGACCAGAAGAAAGAGTCTGTTGATGCAACGTCGCAGGTCATAGCTTCATCATCTTAG